A region from the Palaemon carinicauda isolate YSFRI2023 chromosome 16, ASM3689809v2, whole genome shotgun sequence genome encodes:
- the LOC137655201 gene encoding acanthoscurrin-1-like: MKLLLITALATVVALCHAGGSKGGFGGGGFGGGGGFGGGSFGGGHGGGIGGGSLGGRSYGSRGFGGGSFGGGQEGGSFGGGSFGGGKGGSFGGGQGGGSFGGGSFGGGKGGSFGGGSLGGGHGGGFGGGHGGSLGGGGFSGGRRYG; encoded by the exons ATG AAACTATTGCTGATCACCGCCTTAGCCACAGTCGTGGCCCTGTGCCATGCAGGTGGTAGTAAAGGCGGATTCGGTGGAGGTggatttggaggaggaggtggatttgGAGGAGGATCTTTTGGTGGCGGTCATGGAGGAGGCATTGGAGGTGGATCCCTCGGTGGCCGCTCATATGGAAGCCGTGGTTTTGgaggaggatcctttggaggtggACAAGAAGGAGGATCCTTTGGCGGTGGATCTTTTGGAGGTGGTAAaggaggatcctttggaggtggACAAGGAGGAGGATCCTTCGGAGGTGGATCTTTTGGAGGCGGTAAaggaggatcctttggaggtggCTCTCTGGGTGGTGGACATGGCGGAGGATTTGGAGGAGGTCATGGTGGTTCCTTGGGAGGAGGTGGATTCTCTGGTGGTCGTCGTTACGGATAA
- the LOC137655202 gene encoding uncharacterized protein, giving the protein MLWNDLLNQKLLLITTLATVVAMCHAGGSKGGFGGGGFGGGGGFGGGSFGGGQGAGIGGGSLGGRSYGSRGSGGGSFGGGHGGGSIGGGSFGGGHGGGSIGGGSFGGGHGGGSIGGGSFGGGKGGSFGGGSFGGGHGGGFGGGNGGSFGGGSFGGGHGGGFGGNGGSIGGGFSGGRRYG; this is encoded by the exons atgttgtggaatgatcttcttaatcag AAACTATTGCTGATCACGACCTTAGCCACAGTCGTGGCCATGTGCCATGCAGGTGGTAGTAAAGGCGGATTCGGCGGCGGTggatttggaggaggaggtggatttgGAGGTGGATCTTTCGGTGGCGGTCAGGGAGCCGGCATTGGAGGTGGATCCCTAGGTGGCCGGTCATATGGAAGCCGTGGTTCTGgaggaggatcctttggaggtggACACGGAGGAGGATCCATCGGAGGTGGATCCTTTGGAGGTGGACACGGAGGAGGATCCATCGGAGGTGGATCCTTTGGAGGTGGACACGGAGGAGGATCAATCGGAGGTGGATCCTTTGGAGGCGGTAAaggaggatcctttggaggtggCTCTTTTGGTGGTGGAcacggaggaggatttggaggcgGTAATGGAGGCTCCTTTGGAGGTGGCTCTTTTGGTGGTGGAcacggaggaggatttggaggcaATGGTGGTTCCATCGGAGGTGGATTCTCCGGTGGCCGCCGATACGGataa